In one window of Helianthus annuus cultivar XRQ/B chromosome 17, HanXRQr2.0-SUNRISE, whole genome shotgun sequence DNA:
- the LOC110921883 gene encoding protein NUCLEAR FUSION DEFECTIVE 6, mitochondrial isoform X1 translates to MAGGAAVRSFLRSSSVRSAAAKLSTAAKTPTFRSSAPKPLPHRIFRCPVELSVCLQAVQPFHTVTASALITSSSFITSCRSYGCLPEDCSFCMDFNRLFY, encoded by the exons ATGGCCGGTGGTGCTGCCGTCAGGTCGTTTCTCCGATCATCTTCCGTCCGTAGCGCGGCCGCCAAACTCTCCACAGCCGCCAAAACCCCAACTTTTCGATCTTCAGCCCCCAAACCTCTTCCTCATCGCATCTTCAG GTGTCCAGTTGAATTGAGCGTCTGTTTACAAGCCGTGCAACCGTTTCATACTGTTACTGCATCGGCTTTGATTACTTCATCATCGTTCATTACCTCTTGCCGCAGCTACGGTTGTCTCCCTGAAG ACTGCAGTTTCTGCATGGACTTTAACCGACTATTTTACTAG
- the LOC110921883 gene encoding protein NUCLEAR FUSION DEFECTIVE 6, mitochondrial isoform X2, translated as MAGGAAVRSFLRSSSVRSAAAKLSTAAKTPTFRSSAPKPLPHRIFRCPVELSVCLQAVQPFHTVTASALITSSSFITSCRSYGCLPEGS; from the exons ATGGCCGGTGGTGCTGCCGTCAGGTCGTTTCTCCGATCATCTTCCGTCCGTAGCGCGGCCGCCAAACTCTCCACAGCCGCCAAAACCCCAACTTTTCGATCTTCAGCCCCCAAACCTCTTCCTCATCGCATCTTCAG GTGTCCAGTTGAATTGAGCGTCTGTTTACAAGCCGTGCAACCGTTTCATACTGTTACTGCATCGGCTTTGATTACTTCATCATCGTTCATTACCTCTTGCCGCAGCTACGGTTGTCTCCCTGAAG GTTCATAA
- the LOC110921882 gene encoding reticulon-like protein B17, which translates to MDSHSPHRSEPRTRTKSASRLARTSTQEPLPTLSLDLVSYSPTNTLSPSPTKRSKPRIIDIISEEVSDPHLARRRCKNRYANVGSPRNSRRSRRRLEQEIRDDRDKDFVYVDDLVVVNNNKVKKRRQSGRSKKEKLTSCSSVPSSVQSPKGNNDVYGCDLDRIGLVVNDLIMWNDVAKSTLWFGFGSLCFISSCFTTGVSFSMLSLISQLGLLCLGVSFFSNMVAQRNGIRTNREVKLKEDDVLRAARVVLPAVNFAISKAGELFSGEPSMTLKVAPWLLIGYEYGHIVTFKRLCALGFFIGFTGPKLYSMYSVQICKKGENMKARILEAWGGCSHKKIVAGSAVTAFWNLTSIKTRIFAAFICLVIFRWYRQQLTWTEEVEEEGQQQVKKTLTLVESVKVD; encoded by the exons ATGGATTCACATTCACCACACCGATCAGAACCTCGAACCCGAACCAAATCCGCATCCCGCCTGGCTCGAACCAGTACTCAAGAACCATTACCAACTCTCTCTCTTGATCTAGTCTCATACTCCCCCACCAACACTCTCTCTCCTTCCCCTACTAAACGATCAAAACCCCGAATCATTGATATAATATCCGAAGAGGTATCTGACCCGCATTTGGCTCGTAGGCGGTGCAAGAACCGGTATGCGAATGTGGGTTCGCCTAGAAACAGTAGACGGTCCAGGAGGCGACTCGAGCAAGAGATTCGAGACGATAGAGATAAAGATTTTGTTTATGTTGATGATTTGGTTGTTGTGAATAACAATAAGGTTAAGAAAAGGAGACAAAGTGGGAGATCTAAGAAGGAGAAACTTACTTCTTGTTCttctgttccatcttctgttcaaTCCCCAA AAGGAAATAATGATGTTTATGGGTGTGATCTCGATCGAATCGGATTGGTTGTTAATGATCTGATAATGTGGAATGATGTAGCAAAATCAACACTTTGGTTTGGTTTTGGTTCCCTTTGTTTCATATCATCCTGTTTTACAACAGGTGTTAGCTTTAG CATGCTTTCTTTAATCTCTCAATTGGGTCTTTTGTGTTTGGGTGTTTCATTCTTCTCCAATATGGTTGCTCAAAG AAATGGTATTAGAACCAATAGAGAAGTTAAGCTTAAAGAAGACGACGTTTTGAGAGCCGCTAGAGTTGTACTTCCTGCGGTAAATTTTGCGATTTCGAAAGCGGGAGAACTGTTTTCAGGGGAACCATCTATGACCCTTAAA GTGGCACCATGGTTGCTTATTGGATACGAATATGGGCATATTGTAACATTTAAGAGGCTTTGTGCACTTG GGTTCTTTATTGGCTTCACGGGCCCAAAACTGTATTCGATGTACTCGGTCCAAATATGCAAGAAAG GTGAAAACATGAAAGCAAGGATACTGGAAGCATGGGGAGGTTGCTCTCATAAGAAAATAGTTGCAGGATCAGCTGTGACAGCCTTTTGGAATCTAACTTCAATTAAAACCCGCATTTTTGCAG CGTTCATATGTTTGGTGATCTTTCGATGGTATAGACAACAGTTGACATGGACAGAGGAAGTTGAGGAGGAAGGTCAACAGCAGGTGAAGAAGACGTTGACTTTGGTTGAAAGTGTGAAAGTAGACTAG
- the LOC110923149 gene encoding uncharacterized protein LOC110923149 — protein MASEGGHTNDATARRRRIAEKGSDRLALITGGRAPNPPPTSAEASSLHSSNASLTDENMSEIGGSKVQPVSRKSESTKIEAPSENRSCPPKSKHDSSSKMKIYLYKTVSPSQLQPAILASQDTRRKCSFFAGIVALLSYLGFPILGSYIIRSIILSRPLVLLLFINVSITVGPLLLDAMMLIQKELNNPREEADLPDNMGSPFEWGMLFKAGLSALFMDSCIYSVVVICATSLFQKFGL, from the exons ATGGCGAGTGAGGGTGGCCACACCAACGACGCAACCGCTCGGCGCCGAAGAATCGCTGAGAAGGGATCTGACCGTTTGGCTCTAATCACTGGCGGCCGGGCCCCGAACCCTCCTCCTACATCTGCAGAAGCTTCGTCCCTACACTCTTCTAATGCCTCTCTTACCG ACGAAAACATGTCTGAAATTGGAGGAAGCAAGGTTCAACCGGTTTCACGCAAATCCGAATCAACTAAAATTGAAGCTCCTAGTGAGAACCGATCATGTCCCCCGAAATCAAAACATGATTCAAGTTCGAAAATGAAAATCTATCTGTACAAAACTGTGAGCCCAAGTCAGTTACAACCCGCCATTTTAGCCTCACAGGATACGCGACGCAAGTGTTCCTTTTTCGCTGGAATCGTTGCATTGCTATCATATCTCGGGTTCCCTATTCTAGGCAGCTACATTATAAGAAGCATCATACTATCCAGGCCACTTGTTCTACTTTTATTCATCAATGTCAGCATTACTGTTGGACCTCTTCTTTTGGATGCTATGATGTTGATCCAGAAAGAGCTAAACAACCCAAGGGAGGAGGCGGATTTGCCAGATAATATGGGTTCGCCGTTCGAGTGGGGTATGTTGTTCAAAGCCGGTTTAAGTGCTTTGTTCATGGATTCGTGCATCTATTCTGTTGTCGTCATTTGTGCTACGTCGTTGTTCCAGAAATTCGGGTTGTAG
- the LOC110922226 gene encoding nicotianamine aminotransferase 1, which produces METRKEWKLKGNSDIKTASSFSIARVIADVKTNINLSDERPVIPLSIGDPSIFPCFRTPQVAQDAVVDALTSAKFNGCAPKGGLVQARRSVAEYLSCNLPYKLSPDDVYVTSGAKQAIEIVLTALRRPDANILLPKPGYPAYEALSVINRLQVRHFDLLQEKDWEVDLNGLEAVADDNTVAMVIINPGNPCGNVFTQDHLKKIAETARRLGILVIADEAYGHLTFGSNPFVPMGVFGNIAPVLTLGSISKRWMVPGWRVGWIARSDPHGIFEEQGIVECIKRSLNANSDAATFMQAALPQILEKTTDDFYVKTINILKKDADMCYERLKEIPCFTCLKRPQGSLFFMVKLDMSRLQGINDDMEFCSKLAKEESVILLPGFVLRMENWVRVTFGIEPSALEDGLARIKAFCLRHASKC; this is translated from the exons ATGGAAACAAGAAAAGAGTGGAAGTTGAAAGGAAATAGTGATATAAAAACTGCATCTTCATTCTCAATCGCTCGTGTGATTGCAGATGTGAAGACAAACATCAATCTAAGTGATGAAAGACCAGTTATACCTCTCAGCATCGGAGACCCTTCTATATTTCCATGCTTTCGAACCCCTCAAGTAGCACAAGATGCAGTAGTTGATGCTTTAACATCTGCTAAATTTAATGGTTGTGCACCTAAAGGTGGACTTGTACAAGCaagaag GTCTGTAGCTGAGTACCTCTCTTGTAACCTCCCTTATAAACTATCACCTGATGATGTTTATGTGACCTCTGGTGCCAAACAAGCTATTGAAATCGTATTAACTGCGCTAAGACGTCCAGATGCAAATATATTACTTCCTAAGCCTGGTTATCCAGCATATGAAGCTCTTTCGGTTATTAATCGTCTTCAAGTCCGCCATTTCGACCTTCTTCAAGAAAAAGACTGGGAGGTAGACTTAAATGGACTTGAAGCAGTGGCAGATGATAACACCGTTGCTATGGTCATTATCAATCCCGGGAATCCTTGTGGCAATGTATTCACACAAGATCATCTGAAAAAG attgcTGAGACTGCTAGAAGGCTGGGAATATTAGTGATAGCAGATGAAGCATATGGTCATTTGACTTTTGGAAGTAATCCATTCGTGCCGATGGGGGTGTTTGGTAATATCGCACCTGTTTTAACCCTCGGGTCTATATCGAAGAGATGGATGGTTCCTGGATGGCGAGTTGGTTGGATAGCAAGAAGTGACCCTCATGGTATTTTTGAAGAACAAGGG ATTGTTGAGTGCATCAAGAGGTCTCTTAACGCCAATTCGGATGCTGCAACGTTCATGCAG GCAGCCCTTCCGCAAATTCTTGAGAAAACCACAGATGATTTCTATGTGAAGACGATCAACATACTAAAAAAAGATGCTGATATGTGTTATGAACGGTTGAAGGAGATCCCGTGTTTTACATGCCTAAAAAGGCCTCAAGGATCACTCTTTTTTATG GTAAAGTTAGACATGTCACGACTGCAAGGCATAAACGATGACATGGAGTTTTGCTCGAAACTTGCTAAAGAGGAGTCTGTCATCCTTTTGCCAG GGTTTGTATTGAGAATGGAGAATTGGGTACGCGTCACATTTGGAATTGAGCCATCTGCTCTTGAAGACGGGCTTGCAAGGATTAAAGCATTTTGCCTGAGGCATGCAAGCAAGTGCTAG